TTTGTCGTGTCccccggcgcgacgccttggtcgcagctccttgcggCCAAGAACGAGCGCTTCCGCAACCTGCAGCCcggccagcgcgtcgaggtgaGCCCGTTGAGCTGGGCGGTGGCccgccgcatcggcgagTGGGTCTCGGGCTACGATGCGCTAAAGGTCAAGAACGacggcagcgccgaggagctcacCGACGAGCAAAAgaaggagcgtgcgcgccccTCGCAGGGCGGCTGTGCGCTGGTCGTCGACTacggtgcggcgcgtttCTTTAGCGACAGTTTCCGTGGCTTCCGCGACCACAAGATTGTGAGTCCGCTGGAGCTGCCCGGCCAGTCGGACCTGACGGCGAACGTCGATTTTTCCTTCCTGCAGTCGGCAATTGCCACGACGGATGCCGCGTCGCACGGTCCCatgacgcagcgcgactTTCTCGGCAGCCTCGGGCTGGGCCTCCGTGTAAagaagctcgtcgaggacaatgggccgtcgcgcgccaaggACATTGAAcaggccgcgtcgcgcctcATCGACAGCACCGGCATGGGCACGCAGTACCAGGTGATGTGCATCGAAGCCGCGCAGGCATCACACGCTGGCGAGCGCGAAAACCAAGAAGTCTATCCCTTTTTGTAGTCGGAGTCGTAGCACGCTATGAATACATACGCACTCCACCTATGCCTCGGTggcaggcgccgcctcggcagtCTCGTCGGCGTCCTGTGCAGGGCGCGCCTGGCCCTTGTTGCCGTTCTGGCCcttgccgcggcggccgtcggcaccCTGCGGCgggtgcgcgcggcggtccaTGGCCTGCGCCAGGGCCGAGGTGCGGAAGGTGATGCCGCGCGTCTTGTCGATCACCGACTGGTATACGATCGGCCGCGGCTGGTTcatgcgcacgacgccctCCTTGAAATCGATCTTGGCGTCGGTCTTGGTATCGCAGATGAGCGTCACGATCCACTTCTCGCCGTCCTCCTTGGACATGTTGAGGCGCTTGGAGAGGTCGGCAATGTCGACGTTCTGGTGGATGCGGCAGTACACCTCGCTCACGAGGAAGCGCGCATTCTCCACGAactcgtcggcgtgctcctGCAGGAAAAAGTCCTGCTTggcgacctgctcggccttggcgagctcctcctgcgcacggtcaaagtcgagctcgaggtaGAGGTGGTGGAAGAAGTCGACAAAGGGATCAGGCTTGAGGCGGTACGACTCCATCTGGATCACCTTGGAgagctcacgcagcgccgcctgggtCGTCAGCTTCGTCGTAGACGAGGTGTTGCTGTGCTGGCCCGCAGGGTTGCCGCTCGTCTCCACGACGTAACCGCGGGTCACCTGTCGCCGCGTGatgacgagcgcgacgaccaggTAGCGCAGCAGCCAGTAGCACGACATCTGGATCGTGGCGAGGTACGCGGGGCTCAAAAAGAGCTCAACGAGCTTGACGCGGCCCGCGGGGTGGTTGAAGAAGACAAACAGGCTCCAGTGCAGGAGCCAGATGCGCTTCTGCAGGATCTCCTCGTGCGCGACCTCTTTTCCGGCACCCGACACGGCCGAGGTcgtggcgcgctgcgcatcaatgtgctcgcgcagcagacgCACGTCCTCCATCGCGCGCTCCCACTCACCCGTGAGCGTGTCGCAGGCGAGCTTGCCCcacagcgacgaggccgtgAGCTTGTTGTCGGTCGCGAGCACGCGGTAGTGGTATAGGTACGAGGATGCCTCCTTGTAGTTGCCGCACGAGTAGTGGAAGTGGCCATAGTGGTAAAGTGCGTCGATCTGCTCAAGCGTCAGCTTGTAGTTCTGCTGGAGCCACTCGAGGTTCAGCGCCTTGTCCTGCTTCAGCGCGTTGGCCACGTTGGGGTCCTCGATGACCGAGAGCACCTTTTCGGCCTCCTTCTCCAGCGCGGCATTCTTGGCGATCAGCtggtcgcgacgctccagCACCTCCTTCGGCTCAGCCTCGTTGGGGCAGGCCTGCTTGTGGAATTGCAGCGTGTAGTCCACCATGTTGGTGAGCTTCGCAAGGTCGTACTGCGCCTTGGCAAGGTCCTTGCTGTCAAAGAGATCGGTTGAGCTCAGGTGCGACAGCAAAGGGAACCCAAGGTGGGGGTCCAGGTACGCAAGCAGCGTTTGAGTGAGATCATATTGTGCTGTCATCGTGGGCAGCACTCCGGTCGCAGCGTCCGGATCGTCACGAAAAGCTCCGCGGCAAAACCGACGCCGGCCCTTTTCTTCCAAAGAAAAGGGGCCTAGTAGGCCGCGGGCATGTAACACGTGATGCGCGCCAGCGAAATTTTCCAGCGccgccacggcgccgcgacgcaggGGTGGGGCAGCAGCGCTGGAGGTGGATCGGCTTGGTGGATgggcgtgcggcgtgcgtacgGCAGCGAGAGGCAATGGATCGCAAGGTCTTGCAGTATCGTAACTATCGCCGCCACCGTGccaggcgcggcacgctaCGTAACTATCTATCGGACAAATATCTGACACTGAATGGACTTGGCAAGTGCCGTAGGAAAGCAGTCGCCTAGTACAGCATAGAGCAACATAGAATCACACTGGGCATTTACAATGCACATGGCACACACAATACTCGATACGCAACACTTCCGCCTCACACACAAACAACCCCTTTGCCATCCCTCGCCCACGAAACTCTCGCGGTCCATTTGGAGAAACACAGGTATGCGTTCACAGCTGTGTGAATTTTGACCACTACGTGGCTAATGTGACAGGAACGTTAACGAGTCCATTAGtgaccggcgcggcgctgctcggcaatgGTGTTGGTGAGGATCTCCATCTTACTAACGGTCAGCACTTTCGACACAGATATACGTACGCCTTCGCACGGCGCATGGTACCGACACGGCGCTTGATGAACTTACGCGCGCGCTTGTCCTGAATGGTCAGCAAGCTGTTCTCACAGTGCGCGCACTGCAATACACACCTTCGAGTTACGGATGAGCTCcatggcgcggcgctcgtacGGCGCAAAGCCAGTGACCTCGCGGACAATGCTCCGGATGGTCttgacgcgctcgctggCGACGCCCTTCTTGGCGACACGCTTCTGCGcgggcacgcggcgctcggtcTGGTGACCGCGGTTGATACCCCAAACGAGACCTGCACATTGTTAGCATCCATGCTCTCTCACTGTGAAGAGTACGTACCAGAGCGGGGGACGCCTGCCTTGTGAGCCGGGTTCGAAGAGCTGCCCATCTTGACTTGACGGTTGGTGTAGGAGAgagccggcggcgctctcTTCGACAAGGCATCCCTGCCTGAAAAATATCACGTGATGGACTACATTTCGAGAGTGCTTACTAAAaaggccgtgcgcggccacTCCACACCAACCATGCCCCTCGCcccgctgcgcgcgccgccggcgttTGCCGCGCCGGAAGAGCACGCAGAGATGCAGGCGTCGACGCCTGCCTCGTTTGAGAAAATCCCGCCGGCGCTCATTGCCGAGCTGTCGGACGTTGTGGTCAAACTACAGCCCGTGCCACAAGTGCtgtgcgacggcgaggcacCCGACagcctcgtcctcgccgggcgcgtgTGGGTGACGGAGGAGAGTCTCTCGTTCCTGCCAAACGCGTCCGAGTATGCAGGATTCCAGGTGTCTTACCCCCTGATTGCGCTGCACGCAGTGTCGCGCTCTGTGCCCGAGGacgtcgcgacgagcgtgccgaaTGGCGACGCGTACCACGCGGACGCGTGCATCTACTgccagctcgacgaccacccggagcaggacgacgaggaggacgaagaGAACGTATGCGAGCTGTGGCTTGTAGTGCGCGATGCCGAGACACGTACGTCGCAGTGCTAACCCAGTCGACAAGCTCTTTGAGTCGCTCTCATACTGTGCCGCGCTCCATCCTTCGCTGGGCGCACAGGATGGCGATGATTCCGGCAACCCATTTGCAGGCATCGCGCCGTTTGGATCGGGATCGGACAAGGACACGGGAAGGGTGAGATCGGACTGGCAGACGCCAGACGCTCGGTACCAGCCGTACTAGCGTCTGCATAGACAGCAGCTTACACACTACAGAAACGCAAGGCCCCCGTGCCGTCCAACACGCTGATGTTTGCAAATCTGCCTCCGGCCTTTTTTacgtccgaggcgctcgagacgcagctGCAAGAGCTGCTGTATACCTATGGCCCCGTGGTAGACTGGACACCGCTGCCTGCGTTCGGGCGGGGCATTGCCGTGTTTGAGCGtgcggacgacgcggcgcgcgtaaagcgcgcgctcgaccgcctgctccTCTTGTACGAGGACGGAAGTGAGCACGTCCACACGGGTGATACACCGGCGAGTGGAAACGACGAGTAGGTTGACttgctgacgcagcgtgTTGCGTGTGTACTTCTGCGTAGACACGCCGCTGATCCTCTTGCCGGACGGCGAGTACGTGATTGCGCGCTCGGTCGATGCATACAAGCAGTACCTCGAaccgcccgagcccgagcgcgagtTCCTCATCAGTCCCCCAggctcgccgccggtggGCTGGGAGCCGCGCTTGGAGGACGGGCCGAACAAggagacgctcgcgcaggacctcatcgaggcgctgcacaagCTGAAccaggcgcccgaggcggagccggagcacctcgccgcgggCGAGCATGTGATCCTCTCTCCAAGCACCaaggcgagcggcgcgccgggcgtgaCGGTGCACGCGACCGACTCGCATGCGCCGACCTCTGCGCCACCCGCGCCGATCTCGTCGGTGAAGGCCACAGCCGATAGCCTGCTGGGCACTGCGCGGCCGGCAATGCagccgacggcgcgcccgccTATGTAGATGTGTACGATACTATGATATTACTCGTCATCGACCGTTGTGGACTTCGCCCCCTCCTTCTCGGGCACACTCTCCTCGTGCTGCTCCGCCAAGGGCTCCTCCTCGTACGGAGGTGCCTGGCCGGCCTGTGTGCGGTGGCTCGAGTTGGGATACGCGGCACGCAGGAATGCGCTCTCGTCAAAGTCCTCGGCCGTCTCAATCACCTCGTacatcgccgaggccgcctcGGGGGCCGGCACCTTGCCCAGGAGGAGGTCCATCGCAGGGATGGGCTGCCCGTAGAACTCGCGGTTGGCATCCTTGCGCTCCATAAGCACAGTGCCTTCGAGCGAGATGCCCGCGTACAGACCCTTGCTGCGCGAGTAGGAAAACATCGGCGCCATATGACCAACCGACACCATGCCCGAGCTGCCGCGGCCGATCGGGCCCGCTGCCGCGCTCATGTTGCCACCGAACGTGAGGTTGCCCGCAAGGCCGaacgagcgcacggcctccTCCGTGTTCATCACAATCACAAACTCGGTGAGGTCCGCGCCGATCTGCCAGCCGAGACCGACACCGCCGGTGACGATGCACGTCGGTGCCGACCACGAGCCGTCCGGGAGGCGCGCGGTCACGACACCGCTGCCTGCCTTTCCGGACCAACCCATCCCGGCCTTGACCACGGTAAAGATTGCCAGGCCCTTGGCACGCATCAGCACGCGCTTCGGGATGGAGCTCATGATCGTATCGGGGTGACTCGGGTCCGCGAGGAAGTTCTTCAGGATCTTGGCCGCACGGTTGCACTCACTCGGCAGGCTGAATCCAGTCTGGAGCTGCGCACTTGCATTCTGCGCATACATACCGGCCTGTtgaccggcgcggcgcgccgccgccttcAGCTCGTCAAAGTTGGGCATCGTCGGGAACAAACGCTCGAACCTCCACACGATGGTGCGGAGCGCTGCccgggcgctcggcgcgacgccggtcgTGGTGATGGTGATGGGCGGGCTGCTCTTGTGCTACGGCCTGCTAGCCTTTACGGCACTGCCAAGCAtgctgcgcatcgagaACGGGTGCCGCATGTCGCAGATGTACCCGTCGTACGTGTCGCacaacgaggcgctgcggctgcattcgcgctcggcctcgccggtgATGAGCAAGTACTCGCTGCTCGAGTACCGCGAGTGGGACGAGCGTAAGCGTCCGATCGGTGAAAAGAGTGCGATGGCGGCGCTGTTTATCCCTGGAAATGCAGGGAGCTACGGGCAGGTGCGCAGTATGGCGTCCAGCGGCGCGACACAGTACTGGGTGACCACCGCGCCGATCCACGGGCCGGAGCGCGACAAGCCTCAGGAGGAGTGGAAGGATGGGCCGGGGCCGGTCGACTGGTACACGCTCGACTTTAACGAGGACTTTTCTGCGTTCCACGGCCAGACGCTCCGCGACCAGGCGTACTTTGTGAACGAGGCCGTGCACTACCTGCGTTCGATCTACCCTGCGCCAGACAGCGAAAAGATGCGCGTAGATGAGCGCAATATCACCGTGACGCTCGTTGCACACAGCATGGGCGGCATTgtcgcccgcctcgcgccgcacctGCCAAACTACGTGCCGCGGAGCGTCGACACGATCATTACACTCTCGACACCGCACGCGTTTCCTCCGGTGCCGATCGaccgctcgctcgagggGGTGTACGAGCAGGTGAACCACCAGCCGCCGCCCCACGATGAGCCGGCTCCGCTGCTGATTTCGCTtgcgggcggcgtgctcgacacgcagcTGTCCTCGGACGCGTCTGCACTCGCGCTTGCAGGGATCCAGACGCCGCTCACGCGCATCTCATCGTTCACGACGGCGCTCTCGATGCTCTGGAGCAGCGTCGACCACCTTGCGGCGGTGTGGTGCGACCAGCTGCGCTACAAGATCGCCCGCGGTCTCTTGCTCGATTACAAGTACTTTGgcaaggtcgccgaggaccgcagcgagccagacgagcgcatcgagcgccacgAACTGTGGCGCAAGCTGCtgggcgtgccgctcgacgggGCGACTGCTGAGGAGGGCCATCTCgatgccgtcgccgcccagattggcccgccgccgatccGCGACTTGTCGCCGCGCTTTGAGCGCAAGGGCGAGGGTGATACCAACGTCTTTGAACAACAGCCCGGCTCCGAGATCCACCAGATTGTCCAGGGGCCGGGACCGCGCACCGTGCACGAATGGCCCGTGCAGCCGGACGAGTCGCTTTCGTTCGAGCTGCTGACGAACCTGGCCGTTGGGCCGAGCCCGAATACCGGGCCGCCCGTCATGCAGGCCATCGAGCTTGTGACGGTCTTGTGTCAGCGTACCATCACACTCAATGATCCGACCAAGATGGGACGCGCGTGGTGCCATGCGGTGCTCCCGACGCGCTACGAGACCCTGCCGCCGTCGCCTCCCCCACAAAATGCGCCGCAGTACCTGATGGACTTTCCAAACGCTTCGCTGGTGTACGAGTCGCCGCCCGCATCCATcaggcgcctgcgcctctcTGCCGACTTTTTGCGCGAGAACCACATCCACTTTATCCGCACGGAACACCGCACGCAGGATGGCCAATACGCGGGCGCCGGCTCGCTGCACAGTCAGACACTGCTTACCTCGGGATGGAGTGAGGAGGATATCCCCGTGCTGCCGGGCGCGCCTTTTGCCGGCAGCAAAACGTGGGCGCTTCCAGGCATGGATCTACCGAACCTCTTGTCGTCGCAAACGCCCGAAGGGCACGGGCCGCACTGGTCGTGGGTATGGCCGCAGGTGGACTCGTCGCTCCTTGCATACGATCTCGAACTcgagccggcggcgtgtgcgcTCAGTCCAAACGTCACCTTTatgccgcgcacggcgccgatCCTGCGCGTGTCGAACCGCGCCACCAAAGACGCACGCGTCTATCCCTCGCTCGACGTCACAAAAAAGGTGCGTGTGCCGATGGCATTGCACGGAAACGCGCCGTTcatgccgcgctcgcgccgcggaaCTGGCGGTACACTCCTCGAGCTCTGGGTGCCGGACCGGTTCGAAGGCACGGTCTTTTCCAATACCTACAACACGAAGTGCCCGCTGCCGTTTGACCGCGTACGTCTGCGCGTGCGGTGGCGCGCAAGTGCAGCATTGCTTGTGCTGCGCTACCGCTTTGCGTTGCTTGCATGGCCCATTGCGGTACTTGCACTCGCCCACACCCGGTTCTTTGCGTCGAACCAAATGATGCCGaccgatgcgctcggcggcctcgccacgcgccggTCGATGCTGGGGCTCTTGAGCGCGCCGTTCTgggtgcagctcgctgcacgcaccgccgaggcgattgGCATGCAGGGACGCTGGTACTCGCTCGGCGTAGGTACGACCGACCTGCGCTTTGCTCTGCTCGGGCCACTGCTCATGTTCCTCGCGTACGGCATGGCGAtgctcctggcgctcgtctcgGAAATGTCCGTGCATCTCTTGTACCACGCGCTACTTCGGTACGCGCCCCATTGGGTGCCACTCCTCGCAGCAAGCCCCGCGCTGCCGGCGACCAAGCtcccgtcgcgcgccgagctcatACAGTGGGCGACGGACCGCCGCACGATCGCCTCTGCGGCACTGCTCGTTGGCTGCTGGATCGTACTGCCTTACCAGGTGCTGGTCCTCTCTGGCTTCCTGATGCACCTCGTGACCCTCTTTGGCTCGTACATTGCGTGGCAGGAGGCAGaaaaggcgccgcgcgccgcacagcCCGCCGAGTGGGAAACGGACGTGGCACCGCACGAAACGCAGCATGCACGGACACTGCGTGCACTGCAGTCACAACATGCCCAACACGCATGGCTGCATCTGTTCCTCATGTGGATGTTGCCGCTGCACATCCCGATCCTCGTCGTCTGGGTGCGCAACGTCAATGTGAGCATCCGCATGGGACtcacgcgcaccgagcacgGGATCGTGGCTAGCATGTtcctccttgcgctcgtgTACCTGTACGCGAGTCCGACGCTGTACGAGCGGCCGAAGTACAAGCGGTACATGCTCATTACCAAGGGCGTGTACATGGTCTTGTTTGCGACTTCGTTGGTGTACGGCATTCGCTTCACCTATACACAATACGAGGTCTTTCAGCTGGTGCTGGCATGGGAGGTGCTGCACCGCCTGTACGCTTTGTACGCATTGCCGCCACCGCCCGATGTACGTCagggcgagcgcgagatcTTTGTCTTGGAGCCGGTGCACTCGGCCTTGCCGGATGCGGTGCAAGGACCGGGGGATGTGCCGAGCATCACAGCATCGCTCGCAACACCCGCGCCAGAAagcgacacggcgcgggccgaccgcctcgacgaggcgtgggCCGCGTACCTCGCCACGCTCGAAGAGTacctcgccgctcgcgcggccATGTCGACCTCGATCGCCGCTGGATTCACTCAGctggccaaggccaaggtgGCGCTTGGTGGTTCGTTTGGGATGCGTGTGAGCCAAGACATGTACGATGCGCGTATgaaggcgcgcgtgcatATGAATGACGGGCATCTCGAGCGTGTCCAGGACGAGCGTGTCCAGGACGAACCTGCGCCGTCCACGTCCGAGACGggcctgcgtcgccgccgcgcggctgcCTCGACCGAGGACGCCACCGAAAAGCCCGCTGCAGAGAATGCAGCCGAGACACCTTCTAAGGAAGAAGCCACCGAGCCCAAGgaggcgccggtgcgtgcTCCGATCGGCTTCGACCCGCTGTTCCAGTTCAGCGGTCTGCCGCCGCCATCACTTCGATcagcgcagcagcacttccgcgacgcgcttgcgACGCTGGTCGACACACAAACTCCTATTGCCTCGGTTTCAAGTACAAATGCGATCTCTACGCTACAGCGGCGGCTGGTGGACCTCGAAAGCAAGATCCGCGCTTGCCACAGCGATCCAGCGTAGTGCAGTGATAGGCTACGAAGACATTAGGAGTTTACTCGTCGGTCTTGGCGACCTTGGACGACTCaggctcctcctcgccatCATCATCTTCGtcgtcatcctcgtcgtcatcctcggccttgcgcttgtTGCCGGATTGGGCGCTGGGTCAGATAGGGCACGTACGCCGACTCtccctcgtcgtcctcgtcgtcctcgtcgtcctcgtcatcGTACTCTTCCTCATCatcttcctcctcctcttcctcctcaTCATCTtcatcgtcgtcctcgccctcgacctGCTGTGAGCACGGGGCACATACAAagtcctcgtcctcttcttcgtcgtactcctcgtcgtcgtcgtcaccCTCCTTCTTGCtgtcgtcggcggcacgcgccttACCAGCCTGCACATCCGACACGGCCGAGCCACCCTCAGGGGCATTGGCCGTAGCAGTAACTTCCTTGGTCTTCTCGGTCACCGTCGCGCTCATCGTGGATATGGAAcgggagcggcgcgtcgtgcccGATCGACGTGCAGATGTCCGTGCGTGACTGCATATATCGGGCCTATTAGGTCTACTCTCCACCCGCGCTACTTTCCGCGCGTGGAGGCGTGGCGTCAGGCGGCGAATCGCGTGGCGCC
The Malassezia japonica chromosome 2, complete sequence genome window above contains:
- the INT6 gene encoding eukaryotic translation initiation factor 3 subunit E (TransMembrane:2 (i222-238o250-272i); COG:J; EggNog:ENOG503NWSQ), whose translation is MTAQYDLTQTLLAYLDPHLGFPLLSHLSSTDLFDSKDLAKAQYDLAKLTNMVDYTLQFHKQACPNEAEPKEVLERRDQLIAKNAALEKEAEKVLSVIEDPNVANALKQDKALNLEWLQQNYKLTLEQIDALYHYGHFHYSCGNYKEASSYLYHYRVLATDNKLTASSLWGKLACDTLTGEWERAMEDVRLLREHIDAQRATTSAVSGAGKEVAHEEILQKRIWLLHWSLFVFFNHPAGRVKLVELFLSPAYLATIQMSCYWLLRYLVVALVITRRQVTRGYVVETSGNPAGQHSNTSSTTKLTTQAALRELSKVIQMESYRLKPDPFVDFFHHLYLELDFDRAQEELAKAEQVAKQDFFLQEHADEFVENARFLVSEVYCRIHQNVDIADLSKRLNMSKEDGEKWIVTLICDTKTDAKIDFKEGVVRMNQPRPIVYQSVIDKTRGITFRTSALAQAMDRRAHPPQGADGRRGKGQNGNKGQARPAQDADETAEAAPATEA
- the rpl36 gene encoding ribosomal protein L36 (EggNog:ENOG503P53R; COG:J); the protein is MGSSSNPAHKAGVPRSGLVWGINRGHQTERRVPAQKRVAKKGVASERVKTIRSIVREVTGFAPYERRAMELIRNSKDKRARKFIKRRVGTMRRAKAKMEILTNTIAEQRRAGH
- a CDS encoding uncharacterized protein (EggNog:ENOG503NYK2; COG:T); amino-acid sequence: MPLAPLRAPPAFAAPEEHAEMQASTPASFEKIPPALIAELSDVVVKLQPVPQVLCDGEAPDSLVLAGRVWVTEESLSFLPNASEYAGFQVSYPLIALHAVSRSVPEDVATSVPNGDAYHADACIYCQLDDHPEQDDEEDEENVCELWLVVRDAETLDKLFESLSYCAALHPSLGAQDGDDSGNPFAGIAPFGSGSDKDTGRKRKAPVPSNTLMFANLPPAFFTSEALETQLQELLYTYGPVVDWTPLPAFGRGIAVFERADDAARVKRALDRLLLLYEDGSEHVHTGDTPASGNDDVLRVYFCVDTPLILLPDGEYVIARSVDAYKQYLEPPEPEREFLISPPGSPPVGWEPRLEDGPNKETLAQDLIEALHKLNQAPEAEPEHLAAGEHVILSPSTKASGAPGVTVHATDSHAPTSAPPAPISSVKATADSLLGTARPAMQPTARPPM
- a CDS encoding uncharacterized protein (COG:S; EggNog:ENOG503NWAM); amino-acid sequence: MPNFDELKAAARRAGQQAGMYAQNASAQLQTGFSLPSECNRAAKILKNFLADPSHPDTIMSSIPKRVLMRAKGLAIFTVVKAGMGWSGKAGSGVVTARLPDGSWSAPTCIVTGGVGLGWQIGADLTEFVIVMNTEEAVRSFGLAGNLTFGGNMSAAAGPIGRGSSGMVSVGHMAPMFSYSRSKGLYAGISLEGTVLMERKDANREFYGQPIPAMDLLLGKVPAPEAASAMYEVIETAEDFDESAFLRAAYPNSSHRTQAGQAPPYEEEPLAEQHEESVPEKEGAKSTTVDDE
- the BST1 gene encoding GPI inositol deacylase (TransMembrane:8 (o14-38i744-765o785-803i824-845o910-932i973-994o1010-1027i1039-1059o); EggNog:ENOG503NVMH; BUSCO:EOG09262KN8; COG:U), which encodes MVRSAARALGATPVVVMVMGGLLLCYGLLAFTALPSMLRIENGCRMSQMYPSYVSHNEALRLHSRSASPVMSKYSLLEYREWDERKRPIGEKSAMAALFIPGNAGSYGQVRSMASSGATQYWVTTAPIHGPERDKPQEEWKDGPGPVDWYTLDFNEDFSAFHGQTLRDQAYFVNEAVHYLRSIYPAPDSEKMRVDERNITVTLVAHSMGGIVARLAPHLPNYVPRSVDTIITLSTPHAFPPVPIDRSLEGVYEQVNHQPPPHDEPAPLLISLAGGVLDTQLSSDASALALAGIQTPLTRISSFTTALSMLWSSVDHLAAVWCDQLRYKIARGLLLDYKYFGKVAEDRSEPDERIERHELWRKLLGVPLDGATAEEGHLDAVAAQIGPPPIRDLSPRFERKGEGDTNVFEQQPGSEIHQIVQGPGPRTVHEWPVQPDESLSFELLTNLAVGPSPNTGPPVMQAIELVTVLCQRTITLNDPTKMGRAWCHAVLPTRYETLPPSPPPQNAPQYLMDFPNASLVYESPPASIRRLRLSADFLRENHIHFIRTEHRTQDGQYAGAGSLHSQTLLTSGWSEEDIPVLPGAPFAGSKTWALPGMDLPNLLSSQTPEGHGPHWSWVWPQVDSSLLAYDLELEPAACALSPNVTFMPRTAPILRVSNRATKDARVYPSLDVTKKVRVPMALHGNAPFMPRSRRGTGGTLLELWVPDRFEGTVFSNTYNTKCPLPFDRVRLRVRWRASAALLVLRYRFALLAWPIAVLALAHTRFFASNQMMPTDALGGLATRRSMLGLLSAPFWVQLAARTAEAIGMQGRWYSLGVGTTDLRFALLGPLLMFLAYGMAMLLALVSEMSVHLLYHALLRYAPHWVPLLAASPALPATKLPSRAELIQWATDRRTIASAALLVGCWIVLPYQVLVLSGFLMHLVTLFGSYIAWQEAEKAPRAAQPAEWETDVAPHETQHARTLRALQSQHAQHAWLHLFLMWMLPLHIPILVVWVRNVNVSIRMGLTRTEHGIVASMFLLALVYLYASPTLYERPKYKRYMLITKGVYMVLFATSLVYGIRFTYTQYEVFQLVLAWEVLHRLYALYALPPPPDVRQGEREIFVLEPVHSALPDAVQGPGDVPSITASLATPAPESDTARADRLDEAWAAYLATLEEYLAARAAMSTSIAAGFTQLAKAKVALGGSFGMRVSQDMYDARMKARVHMNDGHLERVQDERVQDEPAPSTSETGLRRRRAAASTEDATEKPAAENAAETPSKEEATEPKEAPVRAPIGFDPLFQFSGLPPPSLRSAQQHFRDALATLVDTQTPIASVSSTNAISTLQRRLVDLESKIRACHSDPA